A region of Candidatus Cloacimonadota bacterium DNA encodes the following proteins:
- a CDS encoding metal ABC transporter ATP-binding protein, producing MIRISGLSHSYGGIPVLKDINLELADGEFVAVIGPNGAGKSTLVKLILGLLPLQSGSIEIDGQPHLEWLKAHPLGYLPQHEEFDRKFPATALDLVLLGLAGELGGGERFRTSHKDRARQALAKTKIGNLANKQIGSLSGGELQRVYLARALVSDSDYLILDEPEASVDLPGVQSFFSLLKDLNEAGKTIITISHDLHTLTEYCSFLVCLNRRLHCHTQTDLVNAEIIQKTFGDTVRIIEKHY from the coding sequence GTGATCAGGATTTCAGGGCTTTCCCACAGCTACGGCGGCATTCCCGTCCTCAAGGACATCAACCTGGAACTGGCCGACGGCGAATTTGTCGCCGTCATTGGCCCCAACGGCGCGGGAAAATCCACCCTGGTCAAACTCATCCTCGGCCTTTTACCCTTGCAGAGCGGCTCCATCGAAATTGACGGCCAGCCGCATCTGGAGTGGCTTAAAGCCCACCCTCTGGGCTATCTGCCCCAGCATGAGGAATTCGACCGGAAATTTCCCGCCACCGCCCTCGACCTCGTTCTGCTGGGTTTGGCTGGCGAACTGGGGGGGGGGGAAAGATTCCGAACTTCCCACAAGGACCGGGCGCGGCAGGCTTTGGCTAAAACCAAAATTGGGAACCTGGCGAATAAGCAGATCGGAAGCCTCTCCGGCGGAGAGCTTCAACGCGTTTACCTGGCCCGGGCGCTCGTATCCGACAGCGATTACCTGATCCTGGACGAGCCGGAGGCCTCTGTGGACTTGCCTGGCGTGCAGAGCTTCTTTTCCCTCCTGAAGGACCTCAACGAGGCAGGTAAAACCATTATCACCATCTCCCACGACCTTCACACCCTCACCGAATACTGCAGCTTCCTGGTTTGCCTCAACCGCCGCCTCCACTGCCACACCCAGACCGATCTGGTGAACGCCGAAATCATCCAAAAAACCTTCGGCGATACCGTTCGCATCATCGAAAAGCACTACTGA
- a CDS encoding metal ABC transporter permease, with product MFSFLVHALFAALLSSVCLALFSPFVTLRRVSYLGEALSHIAFAGIALALLLGLNLQLTTLIFVIAVALAITWLARRRELQEANTITIFLSVSMALGIILISLRRGYSFDLASYLFGNVLLASSADLWMLGILMTVNIGFIAFFYKELFYLSYNPDLAKFYRLPVRMVDRLFMILLAANIVITLRAAGIILVSAQLILPAATAFNLVKRLDHAVVACAFIAILAATGGFALSWWLNLPTGANIVLLEFLLYLLSLLFRPRSA from the coding sequence ATGTTTTCATTTTTGGTTCACGCCCTGTTCGCCGCGCTGCTCTCCTCGGTTTGCCTGGCGCTCTTTTCGCCTTTTGTGACCCTGCGCCGGGTGTCCTATCTGGGCGAAGCGCTTTCCCATATCGCCTTTGCCGGGATTGCGCTGGCGCTCTTGCTGGGGCTGAACCTGCAACTCACCACCCTCATCTTTGTGATCGCCGTGGCCCTGGCCATCACCTGGCTGGCCCGACGCCGCGAGCTTCAGGAAGCGAACACCATCACCATTTTCCTCAGCGTCTCCATGGCCCTGGGAATCATCCTGATTTCCCTCCGCCGCGGCTACAGCTTCGATCTGGCCAGCTATCTCTTCGGCAACGTTCTGCTGGCCTCGTCAGCGGATCTCTGGATGCTGGGAATCCTCATGACGGTGAATATCGGCTTCATCGCTTTCTTTTACAAAGAGCTTTTTTACCTTTCCTACAATCCCGACCTAGCCAAGTTTTACCGCTTGCCGGTGCGGATGGTGGACCGCCTCTTCATGATCCTCCTGGCCGCCAATATCGTGATAACTCTGCGCGCGGCCGGCATCATCCTGGTGAGCGCCCAGCTCATCCTGCCTGCCGCCACAGCCTTCAATCTGGTGAAACGCCTCGACCACGCCGTGGTGGCCTGCGCCTTTATTGCCATTCTCGCTGCGACGGGCGGTTTCGCGCTCTCCTGGTGGCTCAATCTGCCCACCGGCGCCAACATCGTCCTCCTCGAATTCCTGCTCTACCTGCTCAGCCTTCTTTTCCGTCCCCGCTCCGCGTGA
- a CDS encoding DUF2156 domain-containing protein → MPELKTLTTADVPLLRQYLDRWPRQNCDYAVVNLLTWGKIYNNQFTLWRDHLVLYSPKHAYLFFPVGPGLASSDLRELLDAFRATDPEAKLILIPENWPQTNPDLENFFTLQEDRDWADYAYAVEKLVNLSGKKMAKKKNLVSQFARSYPDYHVLPVTPEKHDVLLRFTEKWKRERNVDGAYLKTEFQAIQNTLAMWNELPVDGIIICHHNKISAYSIFSPVNPDMITIHFEKYDPDMKGSAQLINWETARHLKGKYTWINREQDMGLKGLRQAKLTYQPDFLVKFISGI, encoded by the coding sequence CTGCCTGAACTGAAAACACTTACCACCGCCGATGTGCCCTTGCTGCGCCAGTATCTTGACCGCTGGCCGCGCCAGAACTGCGATTACGCGGTGGTCAACCTGCTCACCTGGGGCAAGATTTACAACAACCAATTCACCCTCTGGCGCGACCATTTGGTGCTTTACAGCCCCAAACACGCCTATCTTTTCTTCCCCGTGGGGCCCGGCCTTGCCTCTTCCGACTTGCGTGAACTGCTGGACGCTTTCCGAGCCACAGACCCTGAAGCAAAACTCATCCTCATCCCGGAAAACTGGCCGCAGACCAATCCCGACCTGGAGAACTTCTTCACTCTCCAGGAAGACCGAGACTGGGCCGATTACGCCTATGCAGTGGAAAAACTGGTGAACCTCAGCGGCAAAAAAATGGCAAAGAAGAAAAACCTCGTATCCCAGTTCGCGCGTTCATATCCAGATTACCACGTGTTGCCAGTGACCCCGGAAAAACACGATGTTTTGCTGCGCTTCACTGAAAAGTGGAAACGCGAACGCAACGTTGACGGAGCCTATCTGAAAACGGAGTTCCAAGCCATCCAGAACACCCTGGCCATGTGGAACGAGCTGCCCGTGGACGGCATCATCATCTGCCACCATAACAAGATTTCAGCCTACTCTATTTTTTCACCTGTCAACCCGGACATGATCACCATCCACTTCGAGAAATACGACCCCGACATGAAAGGCAGCGCCCAACTCATCAACTGGGAAACAGCCCGCCACCTGAAGGGAAAATACACCTGGATTAACCGAGAACAGGACATGGGCCTGAAAGGCCTTCGTCAAGCCAAACTGACCTACCAGCCCGACTTCCTGGTGAAATTCATCTCCGGGATATAG